A region from the Lolium perenne isolate Kyuss_39 chromosome 4, Kyuss_2.0, whole genome shotgun sequence genome encodes:
- the LOC127291715 gene encoding uncharacterized protein: protein MADTTLSTKITMKLLIDPSPLRPRVLFAEAGKDAVDFLFSLLTMPAGVAVKLLGKGSMIGSNGNLYSSAEELDGTYMLPGVDKDVILCPAVVSPVASASSSSLFRLPEPSSLLTPRRFFGCGNTINNDCRTSVTDQRGSRCPSCGNQMTTEFRYVSGQVQNTSTGGFVQGVVTYTVTDDLRISPMSAISSIARLSKLAARGLNAPQEKTVQIGYKEGLEILEASFKSKTVLTDVFLGKKLSPSNKGTTLLSKATRSECLTWRV from the exons ATGGCAGACACCACGTTAAGCACAAAGATCACCATGAAGCTCCTCATCGATCCCAGTCCACTACGCCCGCGCGTGCTGTTCGCGGAAGCCGGGAAGGACGCCGTGGACTTCCTCTTTTCCCTCCTTACCATGCCGGCCGGCGTGGCCGTGAAGCTGCTGGGAAAGGGGTCCATGATCGGCAGCAACGGCAACCTCTACTCCAGCGCCGAGGAGCTCGACGGCACGTACATGCTGCCTGGCGTGGACAAGGACGTGATCCTCTGCCCTGCCGTGGTCTCACCCGTGGCGAGCGCCAGCAGCAGCTCCCTCTTCCGCTTGCCGGAGCCATCCTCGCTCTTGACCCCGAGGAGATTCTTCGGTTGCGGGAACACGATTAATAATGATTGCCGCACCAGCGTGACAGATCAGAGAGGCTCTCGGTGTCCATCCTGTGGAAACCAGATGACGACTGAATTCCGTTATGTGTCCGGACAGGTGCAGAACACCTCGACCGGTGGGTTCGTGCAGGGCGTCGTGACGTACACGGTGACGGATGACCTTAGGATATCGCCAATGTCTGCCATCTCCAGCATCGCGCGGCTCAGCAAGTTGGCGGCGAGGGGCCTCAACGCGCCCCAGGAGAAAACTGTGCAGATCGGCTACAAAGAG GGTTTGGAGATCCTGGAAGCCTCGTTCAAGTCCAAAACTGTCCTAACTGATGTTTTCCTTGGCAAGAAGCTCTCTCCATCCAACAAAGGCACCACTCTGTTGAGCAAGGCCACAAGATCTGAATGCCTCACATGGCGTGTTTGA